The following are encoded together in the Streptomyces asoensis genome:
- a CDS encoding ABC transporter ATP-binding protein, with amino-acid sequence MTTSPLADRTTAVAARATDLSKIYGQGETQVVALDRVSVDFRQAEFTAIMGPSGSGKSTLMHCVAGLDTFSSGSVRIGDTELGSLKDKQLTKLRRDKIGFIFQAFNLLPTLTALENITLPMDIAGRKPDKEWLEKVIAMVGLADRLGHRPSQLSGGQQQRVAVARALASRPDIIFGDEPTGNLDSRSGAEVLGFLRNSVRELGQTVVMVTHDPVAAAYADRVVFLADGRIVDEMHGPTADSVLDRMKRFDAKGRTS; translated from the coding sequence GTGACCACCAGCCCCCTCGCCGACCGGACCACCGCCGTGGCCGCGCGCGCCACGGACCTGTCCAAGATCTACGGACAGGGCGAGACCCAGGTGGTCGCCCTGGACCGGGTCTCGGTCGACTTCCGGCAGGCCGAGTTCACCGCGATCATGGGACCGTCCGGCTCCGGCAAGTCCACGCTGATGCACTGCGTGGCGGGTCTCGACACCTTCTCCTCCGGCTCCGTGCGCATCGGCGACACCGAGCTCGGCTCGCTGAAGGACAAGCAGCTCACCAAGTTGCGCCGGGACAAGATCGGCTTCATCTTCCAGGCGTTCAACCTGCTGCCGACGCTGACGGCGCTCGAGAACATCACGCTGCCGATGGACATCGCGGGCCGTAAGCCGGACAAGGAGTGGCTGGAGAAGGTCATCGCGATGGTGGGGCTCGCCGACCGGCTGGGCCACCGGCCCTCGCAGCTGTCCGGCGGCCAGCAGCAGCGGGTCGCCGTCGCCCGCGCCCTCGCCTCCCGGCCCGACATCATCTTCGGCGACGAGCCGACCGGGAACCTGGACTCGCGCTCGGGCGCCGAGGTCCTGGGCTTCCTGCGCAACTCGGTGCGGGAGCTGGGCCAGACCGTGGTGATGGTGACGCACGACCCGGTGGCCGCCGCCTACGCGGACCGCGTGGTCTTCCTCGCGGACGGCCGGATCGTCGACGAGATGCACGGGCCGACGGCCGACTCGGTGCTCGACCGCATGAAGCGCTTCGACGCCAAGGGCCGCACCAGCTGA
- a CDS encoding roadblock/LC7 domain-containing protein produces the protein MVSEPEILDELRRLRARVPQLTGALTAGVDGLVLAHDTPGVEPEVVAALTAAALGVAVRMADTTGQGDFRELLVRGVHGYVATYAAGESAVLTLLAQDRVNVGRLHLEGRRAGARIGELVDAWEVRAREARTASADASARAPAKTPAKPPVRTPAKPPVVRTRSARGSATTSARTTSDS, from the coding sequence ATGGTCTCCGAGCCCGAGATACTCGACGAACTGCGGCGGCTGCGGGCCCGGGTGCCCCAGTTGACCGGCGCGCTGACGGCGGGGGTGGACGGTCTCGTCCTCGCCCACGACACACCCGGTGTGGAACCGGAGGTGGTGGCCGCGCTGACGGCCGCCGCCCTCGGGGTCGCGGTGCGGATGGCGGACACCACGGGCCAGGGGGACTTCCGCGAACTGCTCGTGCGCGGTGTCCACGGCTACGTGGCCACCTACGCGGCCGGCGAGAGCGCGGTCCTGACCCTGCTCGCGCAGGACCGCGTCAACGTCGGCCGGCTGCATCTGGAGGGCCGCCGGGCCGGGGCCCGCATCGGGGAGCTCGTCGACGCGTGGGAGGTGCGGGCGCGGGAGGCGAGGACGGCCTCCGCGGACGCGTCGGCCAGGGCGCCGGCGAAGACCCCCGCGAAGCCGCCCGTGCGCACGCCCGCCAAGCCACCTGTCGTACGGACCAGATCGGCGCGCGGGTCGGCGACGACCAGCGCGCGTACCACCTCGGATAGTTGA
- a CDS encoding transcriptional regulator has product MTAVRTPPQGTTPPPRLPVREKSAPRERGGGLSPMLTRLAAERATGVLERERGSLYLAEGRVVHAESPFAPGLDVLLLAHGTLASAVWQDAVDRADEEYGAARLLLDAGRVPRGALELCHLEAVYDAAYFALTPSSTPGHFRYGAGHWLGALRPVPVEAVERETLRRRELLNRLWPDPLTDGAPLRRSETTAAPTPTARQSAVLALADGVRTASDIARELGRQAFHTLVDVRRLAAAGLLTGLFPPPRPHRRPPGPPVHPGPTAGPAAPDPAPGITLPRVNDPDITLLKRLRDALEAL; this is encoded by the coding sequence GTGACCGCGGTGAGAACGCCCCCCCAGGGGACGACCCCGCCGCCCCGGCTGCCCGTCCGGGAGAAGTCGGCGCCCCGGGAGCGCGGCGGCGGCCTGTCGCCGATGCTGACCCGGCTCGCCGCCGAACGGGCCACCGGCGTCCTGGAGCGCGAGCGCGGTTCGCTGTATCTCGCCGAGGGCCGGGTGGTGCACGCCGAGAGCCCGTTCGCCCCGGGCCTCGACGTGCTCCTCCTGGCCCACGGCACCCTCGCGTCCGCCGTCTGGCAGGACGCGGTCGACCGGGCCGACGAGGAGTACGGCGCCGCCCGCCTCCTGCTCGACGCAGGCCGCGTGCCGCGGGGTGCGCTGGAGCTGTGCCACCTGGAGGCCGTGTACGACGCGGCCTACTTCGCGCTCACCCCCAGCAGCACCCCGGGCCACTTCCGCTACGGCGCCGGGCACTGGCTGGGCGCGCTGCGGCCGGTCCCGGTCGAGGCGGTGGAGCGCGAGACGCTGCGCCGGCGCGAACTTCTGAACCGGCTGTGGCCCGACCCGCTGACGGACGGGGCGCCGCTGCGGCGCTCCGAGACCACCGCCGCACCCACCCCGACCGCCCGGCAGAGCGCGGTACTGGCCCTGGCGGACGGCGTGCGCACCGCCTCGGACATCGCGCGGGAGCTGGGCCGGCAGGCCTTCCACACGCTGGTGGACGTGCGACGGCTGGCGGCGGCGGGCCTGCTGACCGGCCTCTTCCCGCCGCCCCGGCCGCACCGGCGGCCGCCCGGGCCCCCGGTCCACCCCGGTCCGACCGCGGGCCCCGCGGCCCCGGACCCGGCACCGGGCATCACCCTGCCCCGTGTCAACGACCCCGACATCACCCTGCTGAAGAGGCTCAGGGATGCGCTGGAGGCCCTTTGA
- a CDS encoding cystathionine beta-synthase, which yields MQFHDSMISLVGNTPLVKLNSVTKGIRATVLAKVEYFNPGGSVKDRIALRMIEAAEKSGELLPGGTIVEPTSGNTGVGLAIVAQQKGYKCIFVCPDKVSTDKINVLRAYGAEVVVCPTAVDPEHPDSYYNVSDRLVRETPGAWKPDQYSNANNPLSHYHSTGPELWEQTEGRITHFVAGVGTGGTISGTGRYLKDASDGRVQVVGADPEGSVYSGGSGRPYLVEGVGEDFWPSAYDRTVADEIVPVSDKDSFQMTRRLAKEEGLLVGGSCGMAVVAALRVAERLGPDDVVVVLLPDSGRGYLSKIFNDEWMADYGFLEDEGPSARVADVLNDKVHGAIPSLVHMHPDETVGQAIEVLREYGVSQMPIVKPGAGHPDVMAAEVVGSVVERELLDALFTQRASLEDPLEKHMSAPLPQVGSGEPVGDLMSVLGTADAAIVLVEGKPTGVVSRQDLLAFLAKGGK from the coding sequence GTGCAATTCCACGACTCGATGATCAGCCTCGTCGGCAACACCCCGCTGGTGAAGCTCAACAGCGTGACCAAGGGCATCCGGGCGACCGTCCTGGCCAAGGTGGAGTACTTCAACCCGGGCGGTTCCGTGAAGGACCGCATCGCCCTGCGCATGATCGAGGCCGCCGAGAAGAGCGGGGAACTCCTGCCGGGCGGCACCATCGTCGAGCCGACCAGCGGCAACACCGGGGTCGGGCTGGCCATCGTGGCGCAGCAGAAGGGGTACAAGTGCATCTTCGTGTGCCCCGACAAGGTGTCGACGGACAAGATCAACGTGCTGCGGGCGTACGGCGCCGAGGTCGTCGTCTGCCCCACCGCCGTGGACCCCGAGCACCCGGACTCCTACTACAACGTCTCCGACCGGCTGGTGCGTGAGACGCCGGGCGCGTGGAAGCCGGACCAGTACTCCAACGCCAACAACCCGCTCTCCCACTACCACTCCACCGGCCCCGAGCTGTGGGAGCAGACGGAGGGGCGGATCACCCACTTCGTCGCGGGCGTGGGCACCGGCGGCACCATCTCCGGGACCGGCCGCTATCTGAAGGACGCGAGCGACGGCCGGGTGCAGGTCGTCGGCGCCGACCCCGAGGGGTCCGTGTACTCCGGCGGCAGCGGGCGGCCGTACCTCGTCGAGGGCGTCGGCGAGGACTTCTGGCCGTCCGCCTACGACCGGACCGTCGCCGACGAGATCGTCCCGGTGTCCGACAAGGACTCCTTCCAGATGACCCGCCGGCTGGCGAAGGAGGAGGGGCTGCTGGTCGGCGGTTCCTGCGGGATGGCCGTCGTGGCCGCCCTGCGCGTCGCCGAGCGGCTCGGTCCGGACGACGTCGTGGTCGTGCTGCTGCCGGACAGCGGCCGCGGCTACCTCTCCAAGATCTTCAACGACGAGTGGATGGCCGACTACGGCTTCCTCGAGGACGAGGGTCCCAGCGCGCGGGTCGCCGACGTCCTCAACGACAAGGTGCACGGCGCCATCCCGTCCCTCGTCCACATGCACCCGGACGAGACCGTCGGACAGGCCATCGAGGTGCTGCGCGAGTACGGCGTCTCGCAGATGCCGATCGTGAAGCCGGGCGCCGGTCACCCGGACGTCATGGCCGCCGAGGTCGTCGGTTCGGTCGTGGAGCGGGAGCTGCTGGACGCGCTGTTCACCCAGCGGGCCTCGCTCGAGGACCCGCTGGAGAAGCACATGTCGGCCCCGCTGCCGCAGGTCGGTTCCGGTGAGCCGGTCGGCGACCTGATGTCCGTGCTGGGCACCGCCGACGCGGCGATCGTCCTCGTCGAGGGCAAGCCCACCGGGGTCGTCAGCCGCCAGGACCTCCTGGCTTTCCTGGCCAAGGGCGGTAAGTGA
- a CDS encoding SGNH/GDSL hydrolase family protein, which produces MTSMSRARVARRIAAGAAYGGGGIGLAGAAAVGLVVAEAHLARRQVNNGARPHVPHAEGRYGVAYDAPGPGKEPLRLTMLGDSTAAGQGVHRSGQTPGALLASGLAAVAERPVELRNVALPGARSDDLDRQVALVLGDTDRVPDVCVIMIGANDVTHRMPATRSVRHLSSAVRRLRTAGAEVVVGTCPDLGTIEPVQQPLRWLARRASRQLAAAQTIGAVEQGGRTVSLGDLLGPEFEANPRELFGPDHYHPSAEGYATAAMAVLPTVCAALGLWPAEEERPDVTRREGFLPVARAAAEAAAEPGTEVTAAMPTGPRGPWALLKRRRRRRVPETEPTTPTKA; this is translated from the coding sequence ATGACGAGCATGTCGAGGGCGAGAGTGGCCCGGCGCATCGCGGCCGGCGCGGCCTACGGCGGCGGCGGGATCGGCCTGGCCGGGGCGGCGGCGGTCGGGCTGGTGGTGGCGGAGGCGCATCTGGCCCGGCGCCAGGTGAACAACGGGGCGCGGCCGCACGTCCCGCACGCGGAGGGCCGCTACGGCGTCGCCTACGACGCCCCCGGACCCGGCAAGGAACCCCTGCGCCTGACGATGCTGGGCGACTCCACGGCGGCGGGCCAGGGCGTCCACCGCTCCGGCCAGACCCCGGGCGCCCTGCTGGCGTCGGGGCTCGCGGCGGTCGCCGAACGCCCGGTGGAACTGCGCAACGTGGCACTGCCCGGTGCCCGGTCCGACGATCTCGACCGCCAGGTCGCCCTGGTCCTCGGGGACACCGACCGGGTGCCCGACGTCTGCGTGATCATGATCGGCGCCAACGACGTCACCCACCGCATGCCGGCCACCCGCTCGGTGCGTCATCTGTCCTCGGCGGTACGGCGGCTGCGCACGGCCGGGGCGGAGGTCGTCGTCGGCACCTGTCCCGACCTGGGCACCATCGAGCCGGTCCAGCAGCCGCTGCGCTGGCTGGCCCGTCGGGCGTCGCGGCAACTGGCGGCCGCGCAGACGATCGGCGCGGTCGAGCAGGGCGGCCGCACGGTGTCGCTGGGCGACCTGCTGGGCCCCGAGTTCGAGGCCAACCCGCGGGAGCTGTTCGGGCCGGACCACTACCACCCCTCGGCGGAGGGGTACGCGACGGCGGCGATGGCGGTCCTGCCCACGGTCTGCGCGGCCCTCGGCCTGTGGCCGGCGGAGGAGGAACGCCCGGACGTCACCCGTCGCGAGGGTTTCCTGCCGGTGGCGCGGGCGGCGGCGGAAGCGGCCGCGGAGCCCGGTACCGAGGTGACCGCGGCGATGCCGACGGGCCCCCGCGGCCCCTGGGCCCTCCTCAAGCGCCGCCGCCGCCGGCGCGTCCCGGAAACAGAACCCACCACCCCCACAAAAGCCTGA
- a CDS encoding acetyl-CoA C-acetyltransferase, whose translation MPEAVIVSTARSPIGRAFKGSLKDLRPDDLTATIVQAALAKVPELDPRDIDDLMLGCGLPGGEQGNNLGRVVAVQMGMDHLPGCTITRYCSSSLQTSRMALHAIKAGEGDVFISAGVELVSRFTKGNSDSLPDTHNPFFAEAEARTAAVAAQEGTTWHDPREDGLVPDAYIAMGQTAENLARLKGVTRQDMDEFGVRSQNLAEEAIKNGFWEREITPVTLPDGTVVSKDDGPRAGVTLEGVQGLKPVFRPDGMVTAANCCPLNDGAAALVVMSDTKARELGLTPLARIVSTGVSGLSPEIMGLGPVEASKQALRRAGLTVGDIDLVEINEAFAAQVIPSYRDLGIDLDKVNVNGGAIAVGHPFGMTGARITGTLINSLQFHDKQFGLETMCVGGGQGMAMVIERLS comes from the coding sequence ATGCCCGAAGCCGTCATCGTCTCGACCGCCCGCTCGCCCATCGGCCGCGCATTCAAGGGCTCCCTGAAGGACCTGCGCCCGGACGACCTCACCGCCACCATCGTGCAGGCGGCCCTCGCCAAGGTCCCCGAGCTGGACCCGCGGGACATCGACGACCTGATGCTCGGCTGCGGTCTGCCCGGCGGCGAGCAGGGCAACAACCTGGGCCGCGTGGTGGCGGTGCAGATGGGGATGGACCACCTCCCCGGCTGCACGATCACCCGTTACTGTTCCTCGTCCCTCCAGACCAGCCGCATGGCCCTGCACGCCATCAAGGCCGGCGAGGGCGACGTCTTCATCTCGGCCGGCGTCGAACTGGTCTCCCGCTTCACCAAGGGCAACTCCGACAGCCTGCCCGACACGCACAACCCGTTCTTCGCCGAGGCCGAGGCCCGCACCGCGGCCGTCGCCGCGCAGGAGGGCACCACCTGGCACGACCCGCGCGAGGACGGCCTCGTGCCGGACGCCTACATCGCGATGGGCCAGACCGCCGAGAACCTCGCCCGTCTCAAGGGCGTCACCCGCCAGGACATGGACGAGTTCGGCGTCCGCTCGCAGAACCTCGCCGAGGAAGCCATCAAGAACGGCTTCTGGGAGCGGGAGATCACCCCGGTGACGCTCCCCGACGGCACGGTCGTCAGCAAGGACGACGGCCCGCGCGCCGGCGTCACCCTGGAGGGCGTCCAGGGGCTGAAGCCGGTCTTCCGCCCCGACGGCATGGTCACCGCCGCCAACTGCTGCCCGCTGAACGACGGCGCCGCCGCCCTCGTCGTCATGAGCGACACCAAGGCCCGCGAGCTCGGCCTGACCCCGCTCGCCCGGATCGTCTCGACCGGCGTCTCCGGACTGTCCCCCGAGATCATGGGCCTGGGACCGGTGGAGGCCAGCAAGCAGGCCCTGCGCCGCGCCGGCCTCACCGTCGGCGACATCGACCTGGTCGAGATCAACGAGGCGTTCGCCGCCCAGGTGATCCCCTCCTACCGCGACCTCGGCATCGACCTCGACAAGGTCAACGTCAACGGCGGCGCCATCGCCGTCGGCCACCCCTTCGGCATGACGGGCGCCCGCATCACCGGCACCCTCATCAATTCCCTCCAGTTCCACGACAAGCAGTTCGGTCTGGAGACGATGTGCGTCGGCGGCGGCCAGGGCATGGCGATGGTCATCGAGCGCCTGAGCTGA
- a CDS encoding Bax inhibitor-1/YccA family membrane protein, translating to MRSRNPVFSRRGFSRDNGYAGFNAAPQAGGPAVGTQPGNPYAQQAGNPYAQNPYAQQDLQYGAPPQAPAAGRMTMDDVVARTATTLGLVVLTAVLSWVLLPVDEANINKSYGIGVAAGLAAMVLALVQSFKRRAAPALILSYAALEGVFLGVISSAVSTYIADGVVAQAVLGTMAVFAGVLVAYKAGWIRVNRRFYGFVMAAALGFVLLMVVNLLFTVFGGGDGLGFRSGPLGIVFGVIGILLGACFLALDFKQVEDGIAYGAPREEAWLAAFGLTMTLVWIYMEFLRLLSILNSD from the coding sequence ATGAGGAGCAGAAACCCGGTCTTCTCGCGACGGGGGTTCAGCCGCGACAACGGCTACGCGGGCTTCAACGCCGCGCCGCAGGCCGGGGGACCAGCAGTCGGCACCCAGCCGGGCAACCCGTACGCCCAGCAGGCCGGCAACCCGTACGCGCAGAACCCCTACGCGCAGCAGGACCTTCAGTACGGCGCACCGCCGCAGGCACCGGCCGCCGGCCGGATGACCATGGACGACGTCGTCGCGCGCACCGCGACCACGCTCGGCCTCGTGGTCCTCACCGCGGTGCTGTCCTGGGTGCTGCTGCCGGTCGACGAAGCCAACATCAACAAGTCGTACGGCATCGGCGTCGCCGCCGGTCTGGCGGCGATGGTGCTGGCGCTGGTCCAGTCGTTCAAGCGCCGCGCGGCGCCCGCGCTGATCCTGTCGTACGCCGCCCTCGAGGGCGTCTTCCTCGGCGTGATCTCCAGCGCGGTGTCCACGTACATCGCGGACGGCGTCGTCGCGCAGGCGGTCCTGGGCACCATGGCGGTCTTCGCCGGTGTGCTCGTGGCCTACAAGGCGGGCTGGATCCGCGTCAACCGGCGCTTCTACGGCTTCGTGATGGCCGCGGCGCTCGGCTTCGTGCTGCTCATGGTGGTGAACCTGCTGTTCACCGTCTTCGGCGGCGGTGACGGCCTCGGCTTTCGCAGCGGCCCCCTCGGCATCGTCTTCGGTGTCATCGGCATCCTGCTCGGCGCCTGCTTCCTCGCCCTGGACTTCAAGCAGGTCGAGGACGGCATCGCCTACGGCGCCCCGCGCGAGGAGGCCTGGCTCGCCGCCTTCGGTCTCACGATGACGCTGGTCTGGATCTACATGGAGTTCCTGCGACTCCTGTCGATCCTCAACAGCGACTGA
- a CDS encoding DUF4287 domain-containing protein: MSHVLSEETHRNILARIPHCTGREVSDWLRTVDEGPALRFEEKVSWLRAEHDLAYGHAKAIIHEYDLRRAARKLL; this comes from the coding sequence ATGTCCCATGTCCTCTCCGAGGAGACCCACCGCAACATACTGGCCCGCATCCCCCATTGCACCGGTCGTGAGGTCTCCGACTGGCTGCGCACCGTCGACGAAGGCCCCGCCCTCCGTTTCGAGGAGAAGGTCAGCTGGCTGCGCGCCGAGCACGACCTCGCGTACGGCCACGCCAAGGCGATCATCCACGAGTACGACCTGAGGAGGGCCGCGCGCAAACTCCTCTAG
- a CDS encoding MurR/RpiR family transcriptional regulator, producing the protein MGAETGTGGAVPGAGLPDAGAGDADPPGAGAPDSPAARLQALFEGHRLTPTQRRIAHSMVRRASDVPFLSSVELAELAGVSQPSVTRFAVALGFDGYPALRKHLREVAPAEQTAGSASYNEYQQAVEAEIENLRHLAELLADPRPVQRAGRLLAASRPLPVLGLRAAASQAYGFAYFAAKVHPDVRLLNEGGTMIQDRIDAAVRAGASALLCFALPRHPREVVDTLAYAREAGLSVVTVADSAFAPVAKVSDLLLPAAVGTGLAFDTACAPMLLGRVLLEAMCDDLPDAQGRLEEFDARAAARALFVD; encoded by the coding sequence ATGGGCGCGGAGACGGGGACCGGCGGCGCAGTACCGGGGGCGGGACTGCCGGACGCCGGCGCGGGGGACGCCGACCCGCCGGGCGCCGGTGCGCCGGACAGTCCCGCCGCCCGGTTGCAGGCGCTCTTCGAGGGGCACCGCCTGACACCGACCCAGCGGCGCATCGCGCACAGCATGGTGCGCCGCGCCTCCGACGTGCCGTTCCTGTCCAGCGTGGAGCTGGCCGAGCTCGCGGGCGTCAGCCAGCCGTCCGTGACGCGCTTCGCGGTCGCCCTCGGCTTCGACGGCTACCCCGCCCTGCGCAAGCACCTGCGCGAGGTGGCCCCCGCCGAACAGACGGCGGGCTCGGCCTCGTACAACGAGTACCAGCAGGCCGTCGAGGCCGAGATCGAGAACCTGCGGCACCTCGCCGAACTCCTCGCCGACCCCCGGCCGGTGCAGCGGGCGGGCCGGCTGCTGGCGGCCTCGCGCCCGCTGCCCGTGCTCGGACTGCGGGCCGCCGCCTCCCAGGCGTACGGGTTCGCGTACTTCGCCGCCAAGGTCCACCCGGACGTCCGGCTGCTGAACGAGGGCGGCACCATGATCCAGGACCGGATCGACGCCGCCGTCCGGGCGGGCGCCTCGGCCCTGCTCTGCTTCGCGCTGCCCCGGCATCCGCGCGAGGTCGTCGACACCCTCGCCTACGCCCGGGAGGCGGGCCTGAGCGTGGTGACGGTCGCCGACTCCGCCTTCGCGCCGGTCGCCAAGGTCTCCGACCTGCTGCTGCCGGCCGCCGTCGGCACCGGCCTCGCCTTCGACACGGCCTGTGCGCCGATGCTGCTGGGGCGGGTGCTGCTGGAGGCGATGTGCGACGACCTGCCCGACGCGCAGGGCCGGCTGGAGGAGTTCGACGCGCGGGCCGCGGCACGGGCGCTCTTCGTCGACTAG
- a CDS encoding 4-hydroxybenzoate 3-monooxygenase — protein MRTTVGIVGAGPAGLLLARLLHNAGIDSVVLESHDRAYVEQRQRAGILEQGTADVLRAAGAADRMDREGLRHDGIELRFSGRRHRVDFPALTGGRSVTVYAQTEVCKDLIALRLADGAPLLFEAEALAVEDADTDRPRVRFRHRGVEDVLECDYVVGCDGFWGIARRAVPAAAARVFERTYPFGWLGILADVPPSHDELVYARHDRGFALLSMRSPAVSRLYLQVPEGTEAQAWGDEEIWDELERRFATDDDWKLERGPITQKSVTPMRSWVHEPMRHGRLFLAGDAAHIVPPTGAKGLNLAVGDVVTFARALTHLRDTGSAALLDAYSETCLRRVWQAERFSYDMTTLLHPAPGATPFEDRLQLARLERIVSSRAAETDLAEAYTGFPFG, from the coding sequence ATGCGCACCACCGTCGGCATCGTCGGCGCCGGCCCCGCCGGCCTCCTCCTCGCGCGTCTGCTCCACAACGCCGGTATCGACTCCGTCGTACTGGAGAGCCACGACCGCGCCTACGTCGAGCAGCGGCAGCGCGCCGGGATCCTCGAGCAGGGCACGGCGGACGTCCTGCGCGCCGCCGGGGCCGCGGACCGCATGGACCGGGAGGGGCTGCGGCACGACGGCATCGAACTGCGCTTCTCCGGGCGGCGCCACCGCGTCGACTTCCCCGCGCTCACCGGCGGCCGCTCCGTGACGGTGTACGCGCAGACCGAGGTGTGCAAGGACCTCATCGCCCTGCGGCTGGCGGACGGCGCCCCGCTGCTGTTCGAGGCGGAGGCGCTGGCCGTCGAGGACGCGGACACCGACCGGCCGCGGGTCCGCTTCCGGCACCGGGGCGTCGAGGACGTCCTGGAGTGCGACTACGTCGTGGGCTGCGACGGCTTCTGGGGCATCGCCCGCCGGGCGGTCCCGGCTGCGGCGGCCCGCGTCTTCGAGCGGACCTACCCCTTCGGCTGGCTCGGCATCCTCGCCGACGTGCCGCCCTCGCACGACGAACTCGTCTACGCCCGCCACGACCGCGGCTTCGCCCTGCTGTCCATGCGCTCCCCGGCCGTCTCCCGCCTCTACCTCCAGGTGCCGGAGGGCACGGAGGCGCAGGCATGGGGCGACGAGGAGATCTGGGACGAGCTGGAGCGCCGCTTCGCGACCGACGACGACTGGAAACTGGAGCGCGGCCCGATCACCCAGAAGTCGGTCACCCCCATGCGCTCCTGGGTCCACGAGCCCATGCGGCACGGCCGCCTCTTCCTCGCCGGGGACGCGGCCCACATCGTGCCGCCCACCGGGGCGAAGGGGCTCAACCTCGCCGTGGGGGACGTCGTCACGTTCGCGCGCGCCCTCACGCACCTCAGGGACACGGGATCCGCCGCCCTGCTGGACGCCTACTCCGAGACCTGTCTGCGCCGGGTCTGGCAGGCCGAGCGCTTCTCCTACGACATGACGACCCTGCTGCACCCCGCACCCGGCGCGACCCCCTTCGAGGACCGCCTCCAGCTGGCCCGGCTGGAGCGGATCGTCTCCTCCCGCGCCGCCGAGACCGACCTGGCCGAGGCGTACACCGGGTTCCCGTTCGGGTGA